In one Emcibacter nanhaiensis genomic region, the following are encoded:
- a CDS encoding alpha/beta fold hydrolase, producing the protein MSNNTTLKGPERDETVSVWNGEIDMRVRIAGSGPALVYFHPAAGLYWDEFLDKLAEDYTVYAPELPGTTPGDPYAIHKVGNYNDLLLMYEELLRKLDLGGAIAVGQSMGGMIACDLAAYFPTLFSRLVGLAPCGLWRDDAPLGLADLYAAAPEALPGYVFKDPSIPAAQAMFALPENPEDIPMHVAQSVWNLGCAGKFLWPFPDTGMRSRLHRISIPTLIVWGRDDRVVPAVYAEDFASGIENCEARIYENCGHILQMEKIDDAVADVKGFIS; encoded by the coding sequence ATGAGCAATAATACAACACTCAAGGGGCCTGAACGGGACGAAACTGTAAGCGTCTGGAATGGCGAGATCGATATGCGGGTGCGCATTGCGGGCAGCGGCCCGGCACTGGTTTATTTCCATCCGGCCGCCGGCCTTTACTGGGATGAATTCCTCGACAAGCTGGCGGAGGACTATACGGTTTATGCGCCGGAATTGCCGGGCACCACACCGGGCGATCCCTACGCCATTCACAAGGTTGGCAACTATAATGATCTTCTTCTCATGTATGAAGAACTGCTGCGCAAGCTTGACCTGGGTGGAGCGATTGCAGTGGGTCAGTCCATGGGTGGCATGATCGCCTGTGACCTGGCGGCTTACTTCCCCACCCTGTTCAGTCGCCTGGTGGGGCTGGCGCCCTGCGGCCTGTGGCGGGACGATGCCCCGCTCGGCCTTGCCGATCTTTACGCGGCAGCGCCGGAGGCGCTTCCGGGCTATGTGTTCAAGGATCCTTCAATTCCCGCGGCGCAGGCCATGTTTGCCCTGCCGGAAAATCCTGAAGATATTCCGATGCACGTAGCGCAGAGTGTCTGGAACCTGGGCTGCGCCGGCAAGTTCCTGTGGCCGTTCCCCGATACCGGCATGCGCAGCCGCCTGCACCGGATTTCCATTCCCACGCTGATTGTCTGGGGCCGTGATGACCGGGTCGTGCCCGCGGTCTATGCCGAGGACTTCGCCAGCGGGATCGAGAACTGCGAGGCTCGTATCTACGAGAATTGCGGCCATATCCTGCAGATGGAAAAAATTGACGACGCAGTGGCGGACGTCAAGGGTTTCATTTCCTAG
- a CDS encoding FAD-binding protein → MTQTTNASDWDYQHDVVIVGSGAGGMTAALIAHDLGLDAIVIEKSNLVGGTTAVSAGVVWIPDNPHLKSISYPDSRDDAATYLRETVGEDYDEEKIGAYLDTGPALVSYLEQHSEIAFRPVGLPDYYADLPGGKDGNRALDPLPLSARDLGEDIKILRPPHPQIVVGGMTFTTGEVAIILRKEPGWLKLVLKRALHHYLDLPWLVRHGNSPRLTLGNALVGRCMLSLKQRNIPIWRETKLKRLIRDETGVIGIVAERDGKEVRIKAKKGVILAAGGFGANQEMRKTYLTRSPETERSVAPDINMGDGISAGMELGADTHLMDEAWWIPIYRLRDSKLTCGMFMERSFPGSMIINRQGARYLNEAANYDDAGRAMANANSTNGPDVPSYFIFDKRCRENYIAGPLQPMPAVMDAVLSAETKDLVIKAPDLKSLAEKLNIDPVALENTVERFNRQALAGVDADFHRGEETYERHYSDPNVAPNSTMAPITEAPFYAIPIYAGDIGTKGGLVTDRDARVLDRGGNTINGLYAAGNTAASIMGRSYPGGGVTIGPSMVFGARAALHIAGKALTDLINK, encoded by the coding sequence ATGACGCAAACCACCAACGCCAGTGACTGGGATTATCAGCATGATGTTGTCATCGTGGGATCCGGCGCGGGCGGCATGACGGCCGCACTGATCGCCCATGACCTTGGTCTTGATGCGATTGTGATTGAGAAAAGCAATCTGGTGGGCGGGACAACAGCTGTATCCGCCGGGGTGGTCTGGATTCCGGATAATCCCCACCTCAAATCCATTAGTTATCCGGATTCGCGGGACGACGCCGCCACCTATCTCAGGGAAACTGTCGGCGAGGACTATGATGAGGAAAAGATCGGCGCCTATCTGGACACCGGCCCTGCCCTCGTCAGCTATCTTGAACAACATTCAGAAATCGCGTTCCGCCCGGTGGGGCTTCCCGATTATTACGCCGACCTTCCCGGCGGCAAGGACGGCAATCGCGCCCTCGACCCGCTGCCCCTGAGTGCCCGGGACCTGGGCGAGGACATCAAGATTCTGCGCCCGCCTCATCCGCAGATCGTGGTCGGCGGCATGACCTTTACCACCGGTGAAGTCGCCATCATCCTGCGCAAGGAACCGGGCTGGCTCAAGCTCGTCCTGAAAAGGGCGTTGCATCATTACCTCGACCTGCCCTGGCTTGTTCGCCACGGCAACTCGCCACGACTGACCCTGGGCAACGCCTTGGTCGGCCGCTGCATGCTGAGCCTGAAACAACGCAACATTCCCATCTGGCGCGAAACGAAACTGAAACGCCTCATCAGAGACGAGACCGGCGTTATCGGCATTGTTGCCGAGCGGGACGGCAAGGAAGTCCGTATAAAGGCGAAGAAAGGCGTGATTCTGGCCGCCGGTGGATTTGGCGCCAATCAGGAGATGCGCAAGACCTATCTCACCCGTTCCCCGGAAACGGAACGGAGCGTTGCCCCGGACATCAATATGGGAGACGGCATTTCCGCCGGCATGGAGCTGGGCGCCGACACGCATCTCATGGATGAAGCCTGGTGGATTCCCATCTACCGGCTCAGGGACTCGAAACTGACCTGCGGCATGTTCATGGAGCGCTCCTTCCCCGGTTCCATGATCATCAACCGCCAGGGCGCGCGATATCTCAACGAAGCGGCCAACTATGATGACGCCGGCCGCGCCATGGCAAATGCGAATTCCACTAACGGCCCGGACGTGCCAAGTTATTTTATTTTCGACAAACGGTGCCGGGAAAACTATATCGCCGGCCCGCTGCAGCCGATGCCGGCGGTGATGGACGCTGTGCTGAGCGCGGAAACAAAGGATCTTGTCATCAAGGCGCCCGACCTCAAGTCGCTGGCGGAAAAACTGAATATTGATCCGGTGGCGCTGGAAAATACTGTTGAACGCTTCAATCGCCAGGCGCTGGCGGGCGTGGATGCTGACTTCCACCGCGGCGAGGAAACCTATGAACGCCACTACAGCGATCCCAATGTCGCGCCCAACAGTACCATGGCGCCAATCACCGAGGCGCCGTTTTATGCCATTCCGATTTATGCGGGAGACATCGGGACGAAAGGGGGACTGGTCACGGATAGGGACGCCCGGGTTCTGGACAGGGGTGGAAACACCATCAATGGCCTTTATGCCGCCGGCAACACTGCCGCCTCCATTATGGGCCGCTCCTACCCGGGTGGCGGGGTCACCATCGGTCCATCCATGGTTTTCGGCGCCAGAGCCGCGCTGCATATCGCCGGCAAGGCGCTGACAGACTTGATAAATAAATAG
- a CDS encoding LLM class flavin-dependent oxidoreductase gives MKVLAFQQLPYRHLPDDFAEKYNSVVKTPYFELVDSKLMHQDHVHFLDEMLHAARCGFDGIGLTEHSQASYDVLPNPNLQLAALAYATQSEGLDTALACLGRALGKSKEPLRIAEEYAVLDQISGGRLIAGFPISLSYDSNQNQGIPPIETRARFAENIQLIDRAHKEKEPFAFNGTFSKHPHVNIWPRPVQPNLPVWSPAVGNPHTLGGILDRNQVFLYLSWFGPKLTGRVFKRYWDMAEERGRDRNPYRLSFLQCVAVGETDEEAHREYGPHVKAGFNTGLGCIPPSSLGIPGYMDIRGVEAITKDPGDFGLFPKMRTATYEEIVDSQACIVGGVDTVTEQLLELVKEHRIGNLLLMTQHGSMPTELTKKNISLLAEKVMPRLREEWEKTFGADDWHNHWWPTGLSK, from the coding sequence ATGAAAGTATTAGCCTTCCAGCAATTGCCGTACCGGCATCTGCCTGATGATTTTGCAGAAAAATATAATTCTGTTGTGAAGACACCTTATTTCGAGCTGGTGGATTCGAAACTGATGCATCAGGATCATGTCCACTTCCTGGACGAAATGCTGCATGCCGCCCGTTGCGGGTTTGACGGCATCGGCCTGACAGAACACAGTCAGGCCTCCTATGATGTCCTGCCGAACCCGAACCTGCAGCTGGCGGCGCTGGCCTATGCCACCCAGTCGGAAGGCCTTGACACGGCACTGGCCTGCCTCGGCCGGGCTCTTGGCAAATCCAAGGAGCCGCTGCGCATTGCCGAGGAATATGCCGTGCTTGACCAGATCAGCGGCGGCCGCCTGATTGCCGGTTTCCCGATCTCCCTGAGTTACGATTCCAACCAGAACCAGGGCATCCCGCCGATTGAAACCCGGGCCCGCTTTGCCGAGAATATCCAGCTGATCGACAGGGCGCACAAGGAGAAGGAGCCGTTTGCCTTCAACGGGACATTCAGCAAACATCCCCATGTCAATATCTGGCCGCGCCCGGTCCAGCCGAACCTGCCGGTCTGGTCACCGGCGGTGGGCAACCCGCATACCCTCGGCGGCATTCTCGACCGTAACCAGGTGTTCCTGTACCTCAGCTGGTTCGGTCCGAAACTTACCGGCCGCGTGTTCAAGCGCTATTGGGATATGGCTGAAGAGCGCGGTCGCGACCGCAACCCCTATCGCCTGTCCTTCCTGCAGTGTGTCGCTGTTGGCGAGACCGATGAAGAAGCGCATCGCGAATATGGTCCGCACGTAAAAGCCGGATTTAACACCGGCCTCGGCTGTATTCCGCCGAGCAGCCTCGGCATCCCCGGGTATATGGACATCCGCGGTGTTGAAGCCATTACCAAGGACCCGGGCGACTTCGGCCTGTTCCCGAAAATGCGCACTGCCACCTATGAGGAAATCGTCGATTCACAGGCCTGTATCGTGGGCGGCGTGGATACAGTGACAGAACAGCTCCTGGAGCTGGTCAAGGAGCACCGCATCGGCAACCTGCTGCTGATGACGCAGCATGGCTCCATGCCGACGGAGCTGACCAAGAAGAACATCAGCCTGCTTGCGGAAAAGGTAATGCCGCGATTGCGCGAGGAGTGGGAAAAAACCTTCGGCGCGGACGACTGGCATAACCATTGGTGGCCGACCGGCCTGTCCAAATAA
- a CDS encoding 2Fe-2S iron-sulfur cluster-binding protein, producing the protein MASDSHVIRVEDSGEAFECREEESLLSAASRTGRRIILAGCRNGGCGVCKIRVLQGQYRTGKMSKAHVSDCEGEEGYALACRTLPTTSLKIEVCRRADKPVTSWSDK; encoded by the coding sequence ATGGCGTCAGACAGTCATGTCATCCGTGTTGAAGATTCCGGGGAAGCCTTTGAGTGCAGGGAGGAAGAATCACTTCTTTCTGCGGCGTCGCGGACCGGCCGGCGGATCATACTGGCAGGATGCCGTAACGGCGGATGTGGGGTCTGCAAAATCCGTGTTTTGCAGGGGCAGTATCGCACCGGCAAGATGAGCAAGGCGCATGTCAGCGACTGCGAAGGCGAAGAAGGCTACGCCCTGGCCTGTCGGACGTTGCCGACCACGTCATTGAAAATAGAAGTTTGCCGCCGGGCCGACAAGCCGGTGACAAGCTGGAGTGATAAATAA
- a CDS encoding catechol 2,3-dioxygenase, whose product MVKGVMRPGHVQIRVLDMEEAVKHYRDLMGLIEVNRDASGRVYLKGWTESDKFSVVLREADTPGCDFNGFKVRNNEVLDQLHSDLKDFGCNIEEIPAGELEDCGRRIRFDSPTGHIFEIYAEKERTGKWGISSTNPEAWPRGLKGMKATRFDHCLFYGDDLDGTFDLFTNVLGFDLSEQVVDPEGNRIAQFFTCSIKEHDIAFIKHEEKGKLHHVSFYLDTWEDVLRAADLISMEDVPLDIGPTRHGLTHGQTIYFFDPSGNRSEVFCGGDYFYPDQEPITWTADQLGKAIFYHDRQLNERFLSVLT is encoded by the coding sequence ATGGTTAAAGGAGTTATGCGTCCGGGACACGTGCAAATCCGCGTCCTCGACATGGAAGAGGCAGTAAAGCACTATCGGGATTTGATGGGACTGATCGAAGTAAACCGGGATGCATCCGGACGGGTCTATCTCAAGGGCTGGACCGAGTCAGATAAATTCTCCGTGGTTCTGCGCGAGGCGGATACGCCCGGTTGTGATTTCAACGGTTTCAAGGTGCGCAACAACGAGGTTCTGGACCAGCTGCACAGCGACCTGAAGGATTTCGGCTGCAATATCGAGGAAATCCCGGCGGGTGAGCTGGAAGATTGCGGCCGTCGTATCCGTTTTGATTCTCCGACCGGCCATATTTTCGAAATCTATGCCGAAAAAGAACGGACCGGGAAATGGGGCATTTCCAGCACCAACCCGGAAGCCTGGCCGCGCGGCCTGAAAGGTATGAAGGCGACCCGTTTTGACCATTGCCTGTTTTACGGCGATGATCTGGACGGCACCTTTGATCTCTTTACCAATGTTCTGGGTTTTGATCTTTCGGAACAGGTGGTGGATCCGGAAGGCAACCGGATCGCCCAGTTCTTTACCTGCTCGATCAAGGAACATGACATCGCCTTCATCAAGCATGAGGAAAAAGGAAAGCTCCATCACGTCTCCTTCTATCTGGATACCTGGGAAGACGTGCTGCGGGCGGCCGACCTGATCTCCATGGAGGATGTGCCGCTCGATATTGGCCCGACCCGCCACGGCCTGACCCATGGCCAGACCATTTACTTCTTCGACCCCTCCGGGAACCGCTCTGAAGTCTTCTGCGGCGGCGACTATTTCTATCCCGACCAGGAGCCGATAACCTGGACGGCTGATCAGCTTGGCAAGGCGATCTTTTATCATGACCGGCAGCTGAATGAACGGTTCCTGTCGGTTCTGACCTGA
- a CDS encoding flavin reductase — MKEPVFDSMEFRRALGTFTTGVTVITARGADGEPVGVTANSFSSVSLEPPLVLWSLAKSAHSLSVFQEAEYFAIHILAANQEDLSNRFASRGEDKFAALDVEDGLGKTPLLSGCCTRMQCKTVYRYEGGDHIIFVGEVVDLVRDDVPPLVFQAGKYAVAARKASEAPLLPAGSSEFKEDFLGYLLWRAYFQFHCEMRKQAPISDLSDQEFLILSTLFHSNWRSADGLCNSVFLDSDREEAARALASLLEKGLIEKKAGDNNVDLYGVTDTGKEKALGLLGAAKATEADFLDKLGTWEGGALKNLLKGFIVETNPGLPHPWERTDNESL, encoded by the coding sequence ATGAAAGAACCAGTTTTTGATTCAATGGAATTTCGTCGCGCCCTCGGTACTTTTACCACGGGGGTGACGGTAATTACCGCGCGCGGCGCGGACGGGGAACCCGTCGGGGTCACGGCAAACAGTTTCAGCTCTGTATCCCTTGAACCGCCGCTTGTTCTGTGGAGCTTGGCGAAAAGCGCCCACAGTCTTTCGGTCTTTCAGGAGGCGGAATATTTCGCGATCCATATTCTTGCCGCGAACCAGGAAGACCTGTCCAACCGGTTTGCCTCCCGCGGCGAGGACAAATTCGCTGCTCTGGATGTGGAAGACGGTCTGGGTAAAACGCCGTTGCTGTCCGGCTGCTGTACCAGGATGCAGTGCAAGACGGTGTATCGGTATGAAGGCGGCGACCATATTATTTTTGTCGGTGAAGTCGTTGACCTGGTACGCGACGATGTGCCGCCGCTGGTTTTCCAGGCTGGCAAATATGCCGTTGCCGCCCGCAAGGCCAGTGAAGCGCCATTGCTTCCTGCCGGCAGTTCCGAGTTCAAGGAAGACTTTCTGGGGTACCTGCTGTGGCGAGCCTATTTCCAGTTTCACTGTGAGATGAGAAAGCAGGCACCGATTTCAGATTTATCCGATCAGGAATTCCTCATTCTGAGCACCTTGTTTCACAGCAACTGGCGCAGCGCAGACGGTCTTTGCAACAGTGTGTTCCTTGATAGTGACCGCGAAGAGGCGGCCCGCGCCCTGGCTTCATTGTTGGAGAAGGGGCTGATCGAAAAAAAGGCCGGTGATAACAATGTCGACCTTTACGGTGTAACTGACACCGGTAAAGAAAAAGCGCTGGGCCTGTTGGGCGCCGCGAAAGCAACGGAGGCAGACTTCCTCGACAAGCTTGGCACGTGGGAAGGGGGCGCCCTCAAAAATCTGCTTAAAGGGTTCATAGTGGAGACGAACCCCGGACTACCGCATCCGTGGGAACGCACGGACAATGAAAGCCTTTAG
- a CDS encoding phosphotransferase — protein sequence MVEKLRIPSNWQFTPEFMTHVVAAQHPGARVSEVSLLNGSDGTSSRALLGLKYAEGSGPGALFVKTQGDWKHRLLHVMTGNLYRESLMYGSGVAIPVEHPRPYFGGVDRLRLNDLVMMEDLSPRNVTLNDATKPLSVENVASGLRGLAKLHSKFWNFSAGDYPTLAWVEPWKATLTFRLTIRRACKIGIENHRNSLPEEMAALGGAGMEEWWTKYIRTVSQGPMTLLHGDAHVGNSYIVPGGEVGFLDWACVRKGNWAFDVGYFLAGALDVETCRANEADLVEEYRQALEVPTAEMPSREEAFLRYRTTPAYGMAVWVATGCSVNYQSSEICANLVHRYGRAFLDLDTRTALGELADSLR from the coding sequence ATGGTTGAAAAATTGCGAATTCCGTCGAACTGGCAGTTTACGCCGGAATTCATGACACATGTTGTGGCGGCACAGCATCCGGGTGCCCGTGTGTCCGAAGTGAGCCTGTTGAACGGTTCCGACGGCACCAGCAGCCGGGCGCTTTTGGGGCTGAAATATGCGGAAGGGTCAGGGCCTGGCGCCCTGTTCGTCAAAACCCAGGGTGACTGGAAGCACCGGTTGCTGCACGTAATGACGGGGAACCTGTATCGCGAATCGCTGATGTATGGCTCCGGCGTAGCGATACCGGTCGAACATCCCAGACCCTACTTTGGCGGGGTGGATCGTCTCCGGCTCAACGACCTGGTGATGATGGAAGACCTGAGCCCGCGCAACGTGACCCTGAATGACGCCACCAAACCGTTGAGCGTTGAAAATGTCGCCAGTGGGTTGCGGGGTCTGGCCAAACTGCACAGTAAATTCTGGAATTTCTCTGCCGGCGACTATCCGACTTTGGCCTGGGTGGAGCCGTGGAAAGCGACTCTGACCTTCCGGCTTACCATCCGGAGGGCCTGCAAGATCGGCATTGAAAATCACCGGAACAGCCTGCCGGAGGAGATGGCGGCGCTGGGCGGTGCCGGCATGGAAGAATGGTGGACCAAATACATCAGGACTGTGAGCCAAGGGCCGATGACGTTGCTCCATGGCGATGCCCATGTGGGCAACAGCTATATCGTGCCCGGCGGGGAAGTCGGCTTTCTGGACTGGGCCTGCGTGCGCAAGGGCAACTGGGCCTTTGATGTGGGTTATTTCCTGGCCGGCGCGCTGGATGTCGAGACCTGTCGGGCCAATGAAGCCGACCTTGTTGAGGAGTATCGCCAGGCTCTTGAGGTCCCGACTGCAGAAATGCCGAGCAGGGAGGAAGCCTTCCTGCGCTATCGCACCACGCCCGCCTACGGCATGGCGGTGTGGGTGGCGACCGGCTGCAGCGTCAACTACCAGAGCAGTGAAATCTGCGCCAACCTGGTCCATCGCTACGGCAGGGCGTTTCTTGACCTCGATACCCGGACGGCGCTGGGCGAACTTGCGGACAGTCTGCGGTAA
- a CDS encoding TonB-dependent receptor, translated as MKKSRMMLLPIVAASIPVWTMPAMAEDDADNFQIEEIVITARKREESIMKVPVVATALSGEHLDQFQTSDLSKMADEVAGLNLGSATSVFGTQVSLRGVGTSVLNGSIDQSISLNIDGMQMTQGLAYSIGSFDMAQLEVLKGPQALFYGKASPGGVISIRTADPSDEFELIGRAGYEIEAEEKLFELVVSGPVSDTLGVRLAGKFSDSNGFFKNEGVAGGLGAADPKYDTVPQNKTWMFRGTAVWNPSDEFSARLKVNYADVEIEGAGWGGQMGSCPDGTAPTTTPFAFLGGGEDCVLDDTVYSVALDPDYFPGIKNNGTPINASEQIFGTLELNYNVRDDLILTSVTGFYDLDQESMINGTGTTLIGPGFPVQGDFDRKDFTQELRLTSNFDGNLNFMLGGFYQDASMDFLVDLPVNTAFIAMGIPLPPKLAFADHHIDIESVSLFGQVLWNITSELELGAGVRWTDEDRTHTQLNMFPTLMGMDPVATDLAVPKLSSSNWSPEVTLTYTPTDDLTVFASFKQAYKSGSFDSSGQFQDGDDSSFGDERVRGGEIGLKTRLMEGAVNFNIAGYYYRFRDLQVGANDVDLEGNIVIHTTNAASADVYGIDADVTYMPEGVEGLTLKAAVNWNIAEYDEFTNAQCWGGQTIAEGCNQLLDPNTGLFTAQDISGGKLMRAPEWAATFGFDYQTQVGSDMTLALGGNANYSSEYYTNLLLRDDMIQEDFIKFNASIALRGADDKWELALIGNNLGNKIVTGNCVNAPFQDGTIFSATVTGAPVKGPSGDEELFCTPERGRSLWLRATVKY; from the coding sequence ATGAAAAAATCAAGAATGATGCTGTTGCCGATCGTTGCAGCTTCCATTCCGGTCTGGACGATGCCGGCGATGGCTGAAGACGACGCGGACAATTTCCAGATCGAGGAAATCGTGATCACGGCGCGTAAGCGTGAAGAATCCATCATGAAAGTGCCGGTGGTGGCTACCGCACTGTCCGGGGAACATCTGGACCAGTTCCAGACCAGCGATCTGTCAAAAATGGCCGATGAAGTTGCCGGCCTGAACCTCGGCTCCGCCACCAGCGTGTTCGGGACCCAGGTGTCCCTGCGTGGTGTCGGCACATCGGTGTTGAATGGCAGTATCGACCAGTCCATCTCCCTCAATATCGATGGTATGCAGATGACCCAGGGGCTGGCCTATTCCATCGGTTCCTTTGATATGGCCCAGCTCGAGGTGCTTAAAGGTCCGCAGGCGCTGTTTTACGGCAAGGCCTCCCCCGGTGGCGTGATTTCCATCCGCACCGCGGACCCGTCGGATGAGTTCGAATTGATCGGCCGGGCCGGCTATGAGATTGAAGCAGAAGAAAAGCTGTTTGAGTTGGTTGTTTCCGGCCCAGTGTCCGATACCCTCGGCGTACGGCTGGCCGGTAAATTCTCTGATTCCAACGGCTTTTTCAAAAACGAAGGTGTGGCCGGCGGTCTTGGTGCTGCTGATCCCAAATACGATACCGTGCCGCAGAATAAAACATGGATGTTCCGCGGCACAGCCGTCTGGAATCCGAGCGACGAGTTTAGCGCCCGCCTGAAGGTGAATTATGCTGACGTTGAAATCGAAGGCGCCGGCTGGGGCGGCCAGATGGGGTCCTGTCCGGATGGCACAGCACCGACGACGACACCGTTCGCCTTCCTTGGCGGCGGCGAGGACTGCGTCCTTGACGATACCGTTTACAGTGTTGCACTCGACCCGGATTATTTCCCGGGCATCAAGAACAATGGTACGCCCATCAACGCGTCAGAGCAGATTTTCGGCACTCTCGAGCTGAACTACAATGTTCGGGACGATCTGATCCTGACGTCCGTGACCGGTTTCTATGACCTTGACCAGGAATCCATGATCAACGGGACGGGAACGACCCTGATTGGACCAGGTTTCCCGGTTCAGGGGGACTTTGACCGCAAGGACTTTACCCAGGAACTGCGTTTGACGTCGAATTTTGATGGCAACCTGAATTTCATGCTGGGCGGGTTCTATCAGGATGCGTCCATGGATTTCCTGGTTGATTTGCCGGTCAATACGGCGTTCATTGCCATGGGTATTCCGCTTCCCCCCAAGCTTGCCTTTGCGGATCACCATATCGATATTGAATCCGTGTCCCTGTTCGGACAGGTGCTGTGGAACATCACGTCTGAACTGGAACTGGGCGCCGGTGTGCGCTGGACCGACGAGGACCGGACCCATACCCAGCTGAACATGTTCCCCACGCTGATGGGGATGGACCCGGTTGCTACGGATCTGGCGGTGCCGAAGCTGTCCAGCAGCAACTGGTCGCCGGAAGTTACCCTGACCTATACACCGACGGATGACCTGACCGTGTTTGCCTCCTTCAAGCAGGCCTACAAGTCCGGTTCATTTGATTCCTCCGGGCAGTTCCAGGACGGTGACGATTCCTCCTTCGGGGACGAACGGGTCCGCGGCGGCGAGATCGGCCTCAAGACCCGTTTGATGGAAGGGGCCGTCAATTTTAATATCGCCGGCTACTACTATCGCTTCCGGGATCTGCAGGTTGGCGCCAATGATGTGGACCTGGAAGGCAACATCGTTATCCACACCACCAATGCGGCCTCTGCCGATGTTTACGGGATTGATGCCGATGTGACCTATATGCCTGAAGGAGTGGAAGGTTTGACCCTGAAGGCAGCCGTGAACTGGAATATCGCCGAATATGATGAGTTCACCAATGCCCAGTGCTGGGGTGGCCAGACCATCGCTGAGGGCTGTAACCAGCTTCTCGATCCCAACACCGGTCTCTTTACCGCCCAGGATATCTCCGGCGGTAAACTGATGCGCGCCCCGGAATGGGCCGCCACCTTCGGTTTTGACTACCAGACCCAGGTTGGCAGCGATATGACGCTGGCCCTCGGCGGGAACGCCAATTACTCTTCCGAGTATTACACCAACCTGCTGCTCCGGGACGACATGATCCAGGAAGACTTCATCAAGTTCAACGCCAGCATCGCGCTGCGCGGGGCGGATGACAAGTGGGAACTGGCGCTGATCGGCAACAACCTGGGCAACAAGATCGTGACCGGGAACTGCGTCAACGCGCCGTTCCAGGACGGCACCATCTTCAGTGCGACGGTTACCGGCGCGCCGGTAAAGGGCCCCAGCGGGGATGAGGAACTGTTCTGTACACCGGAACGTGGCCGTTCCCTGTGGCTGCGGGCGACTGTCAAATACTAA
- a CDS encoding acyl-CoA dehydrogenase family protein: MESKVMPEGLLECARAMKPRLRERAAKVEQERIVGQDTISDFREAGFFKILQPKEYGGYELSPSLLTDIIFEVASACGSSGWTLAVLALHQWEVKHLPVQGLEDIWGADREVLLSSAYAPTGQVEPAEGGFLLTGEWPYSSGCDHAEWAIVGGIRPPRAEGDQPTPCGFFVPRSDYEIIDDWKVMGLAGTGSKRLKMEKVFVPEHRHHPIFGAAPTPPADFDPIYKIPFVLIFGEMLAAAAQGMARGILDQYIERNQSRLGAFDRSKYADNPDVHRYIAETEYAIRSARAMSHANQQAAYDAANEGVEQPVIDKARHLWEMAKSVHGCTEAASRLYSISGAHTIFEGDSLQRAFRDMQSATTHMAFNFNGYARNYGGMHMGHPNTLNLI; this comes from the coding sequence ATGGAGAGTAAAGTAATGCCGGAAGGCCTTCTTGAATGTGCGAGGGCGATGAAGCCCAGATTAAGAGAGCGCGCTGCCAAAGTGGAGCAGGAGCGCATCGTTGGACAGGATACGATTTCAGATTTTCGCGAAGCGGGGTTTTTCAAAATTCTCCAGCCGAAAGAATATGGCGGCTATGAGCTGTCCCCTTCCTTGCTGACCGATATCATATTCGAGGTGGCGTCGGCCTGTGGATCAAGCGGCTGGACGCTCGCCGTGCTGGCGTTGCATCAGTGGGAGGTGAAACATCTTCCGGTCCAGGGGCTGGAAGATATCTGGGGCGCGGATCGCGAAGTCCTGTTGTCTTCCGCCTATGCGCCGACCGGCCAGGTGGAGCCGGCCGAGGGTGGTTTTCTGCTGACCGGTGAGTGGCCCTATTCCAGTGGCTGTGACCACGCCGAGTGGGCGATTGTCGGCGGCATTCGCCCGCCGCGGGCCGAAGGTGACCAGCCGACCCCCTGCGGGTTTTTTGTGCCCCGGTCCGATTATGAGATCATCGACGACTGGAAGGTCATGGGGCTTGCCGGTACCGGCAGTAAACGGTTGAAGATGGAAAAAGTATTTGTGCCCGAACATCGTCATCATCCGATTTTCGGCGCGGCGCCGACACCGCCGGCGGATTTTGATCCGATCTACAAGATACCTTTCGTATTGATTTTTGGTGAGATGCTGGCCGCTGCCGCGCAAGGCATGGCCCGGGGAATCCTGGATCAGTATATCGAGCGCAACCAGTCCCGCCTGGGGGCTTTTGACCGGTCCAAATATGCCGACAACCCGGATGTGCATCGTTATATCGCCGAGACGGAATATGCTATTCGCTCTGCCCGTGCCATGAGCCATGCCAACCAGCAGGCGGCCTATGACGCGGCGAACGAAGGTGTTGAGCAGCCGGTAATTGATAAAGCGCGTCATTTGTGGGAGATGGCCAAGTCCGTGCACGGCTGTACCGAGGCGGCTTCCCGGCTTTATTCCATCAGCGGGGCGCATACGATCTTCGAAGGCGATTCATTGCAGCGGGCGTTCCGCGACATGCAGAGCGCAACAACGCATATGGCCTTTAACTTCAATGGATACGCACGCAACTATGGCGGGATGCACATGGGGCACCCCAACACGCTGAACCTCATCTAG